In Rhodothermus marinus DSM 4252, a single genomic region encodes these proteins:
- a CDS encoding N(4)-(beta-N-acetylglucosaminyl)-L-asparaginase, with amino-acid sequence MQRRELIQLGIASGLLGLLGIQCLPAARHRLPVAVATWDHGQMAVETAWRVLQQGGSLLDAVEEGIRVVEADPTVRTVGVGGYPDVTGRVTLDASIMQGTGRCGAVAFLEGFAHPISVARRVMEKTPHVFLVGEGARAFALAEGFEEAKLLTPESEQDWLRWKEQQGTPAPPPPNLENTNRIDADNHDTVGLLVADATGRLAGACSTSGAAFKMRGRVGDSPIIGAGLFVDDEVGAACATGWGEGVIRIAGSHLVVELMRQGDDPEIACRKAVMRYRARTGDDTLQVGFLALRRDGAIGAYSLQPGFTYAVMDAAQGVQLLQAPSLLR; translated from the coding sequence ATGCAGAGAAGAGAGCTGATTCAATTAGGAATAGCCTCCGGTCTGCTGGGGTTGCTGGGCATTCAGTGTTTGCCTGCCGCAAGGCATCGACTGCCAGTAGCCGTCGCAACCTGGGATCACGGACAGATGGCCGTTGAAACCGCATGGCGTGTGTTGCAACAGGGCGGTAGCCTGCTGGATGCCGTGGAGGAAGGGATACGGGTGGTCGAGGCCGATCCGACGGTGCGGACGGTCGGAGTAGGCGGCTATCCGGACGTCACCGGTCGGGTCACGCTGGACGCGTCGATCATGCAGGGCACGGGGCGTTGTGGGGCCGTGGCTTTTCTGGAGGGCTTCGCGCATCCGATTTCGGTGGCTCGCCGCGTGATGGAAAAGACCCCGCATGTCTTTCTGGTAGGTGAGGGTGCCCGGGCCTTTGCGCTGGCCGAAGGATTCGAGGAGGCGAAACTGCTGACGCCGGAGTCCGAGCAGGACTGGCTTCGCTGGAAGGAGCAGCAGGGAACACCGGCTCCGCCGCCGCCCAATCTCGAAAACACAAACCGCATCGATGCCGACAACCACGATACGGTCGGGCTGCTGGTGGCCGATGCGACGGGGCGGCTGGCCGGTGCCTGCTCCACCAGTGGGGCCGCTTTCAAAATGCGGGGACGGGTGGGCGACTCGCCGATCATCGGCGCCGGGCTGTTCGTGGACGACGAGGTGGGGGCGGCCTGTGCGACCGGCTGGGGCGAGGGGGTCATTCGGATTGCCGGCTCGCATCTGGTCGTAGAGCTGATGCGCCAGGGCGATGATCCGGAAATCGCCTGCCGGAAGGCCGTCATGCGCTATCGCGCCAGAACGGGTGACGACACGCTGCAGGTGGGCTTTCTGGCACTCCGGCGTGATGGGGCTATTGGTGCCTACAGCCTACAACCGGGCTTTACCTATGCCGTGATGGACGCAGCGCAGGGGGTGCAATTGCTTCAGGCGCCGAGTCTCCTGCGCTGA
- a CDS encoding lamin tail domain-containing protein, whose translation MHRFLWLLLLPLPLQAQLLETFNDGNFTENPPWLGTTAYWTIDTLDGNPRLRTDGPPRSDTLFLATPSTVSWGLWQFTVSYEQVNLSNFNGVRIYLMADTADLKGPVHGYFLQLGTNNSDEVRLYRQDGDLATRRILLGRSDPILTEPTQTLTLKVLRTETGHWSVSLEGRLLLEARDATYWQSRYFGLWVKHTATTSRSYAFDDLLVAGEAERPDRTPPEVTGAVYRQRLRAFLVDFSEPIDTTRTPSDAFYVEASTFSGIPDNVRWDASGQTARLHYARIPPSGSYRLYVRGLRDPAGNLLRDTVLALPVVTDTLPPRLVDLYPIDSRKLGVRFDEPATGCDPSAYRLLEGSAVRQVQDCPAPPRTDFTLLLAAPMTPQTTYTLRIEAVADTVGNVMPAVARTFTFPGDPEPALPGDLIINEVLYAPAQPGLEFVELYNRSAHALDLREIHWHDARSEPQPLTERVFLIGPGAYVVLAEDTAALRSAFGEVPVLLQPSAWSPLNNDGDAVVLKRSDGLRLDSLWYDASMGQSGRSLERRDPDLPTWLRANWAVCVDSLGATPGRRNSRYEPDLAPPAVRFVAVRDSFTVVVFFDEVLDPSSVQPEAFELDDGTQPAAATWVSDAQQVLLHFERPLTQQRLVIHDLRDLKGNRLALAVRPLAYPPGPDALRINEILYAPLADPYDGRPDQPEYIELINISERHLNLLEGLFWTDVPDERGRADTVWLPARFQALAPESLAVVFNVPAGQDPLAFIEAAFPNVTHQPGTVWIPLSGASLGLRNEGDLIHLQYGRHTIDSVYYDPSWHQAGVRDATGLSLERLLPEGPSNDPANWTSSPDPSGGTPGRPNAARLQTTPPLPEQPDLEVTPSPFSPDGDGIDDVAVIRFKLPTAGALVRARIFDSQGRPVRTLGPANSGAQGLLFWDGRDDTGGVLPIGIYIVLLEAMDARGGRLLARRAPVVLARPLR comes from the coding sequence ATGCACCGCTTCCTCTGGCTCCTGCTGCTTCCCCTTCCCCTGCAGGCCCAGCTTCTGGAAACCTTCAACGACGGCAACTTCACCGAAAACCCGCCCTGGCTGGGTACCACTGCCTACTGGACCATCGACACACTCGACGGCAACCCCCGCCTGCGCACCGACGGTCCTCCTCGATCCGACACGCTCTTTCTCGCTACCCCCTCCACCGTCTCCTGGGGCCTCTGGCAGTTCACCGTAAGCTATGAGCAGGTCAACCTGAGCAACTTCAACGGCGTCCGCATCTACTTGATGGCCGACACTGCCGATCTGAAAGGCCCCGTCCACGGCTATTTTCTGCAACTGGGCACAAACAACAGCGACGAAGTGCGCCTCTACCGACAGGACGGCGATCTGGCCACCCGGCGCATCCTGCTCGGCCGCAGCGACCCGATCCTGACCGAGCCGACGCAGACACTCACGCTGAAAGTACTGCGTACCGAAACCGGACACTGGAGCGTCTCTCTGGAAGGCCGGCTGCTCCTGGAAGCCCGTGATGCCACCTACTGGCAAAGCCGCTACTTCGGCCTCTGGGTCAAGCATACGGCCACCACCAGCCGCAGCTATGCCTTCGACGACCTGCTCGTAGCTGGCGAGGCCGAACGCCCCGACCGCACACCCCCTGAGGTTACCGGCGCCGTCTATCGCCAGCGCCTGCGTGCCTTCCTGGTAGACTTTTCCGAGCCCATCGACACCACCCGTACGCCATCTGACGCGTTCTACGTAGAGGCCTCGACGTTCTCAGGAATCCCTGACAACGTGCGCTGGGATGCTTCCGGCCAGACCGCTCGCCTGCACTACGCCCGCATTCCTCCCTCTGGATCCTATCGGCTGTACGTCCGCGGCCTGCGCGATCCGGCCGGCAACCTGTTGCGCGACACGGTGCTGGCGCTTCCTGTCGTAACCGATACGCTTCCACCACGCCTGGTCGACCTCTACCCCATCGACAGTCGAAAGCTCGGCGTGCGCTTCGATGAGCCGGCGACGGGTTGCGATCCATCCGCCTACCGCCTGCTGGAGGGGTCGGCCGTCCGGCAGGTGCAGGACTGTCCGGCTCCGCCTCGAACCGACTTTACGCTGCTGCTGGCCGCCCCCATGACGCCTCAGACCACCTACACGCTCCGTATCGAAGCTGTGGCCGATACGGTGGGCAATGTGATGCCGGCCGTAGCGCGTACGTTTACGTTTCCCGGCGATCCCGAGCCAGCCCTACCGGGCGACCTGATCATCAATGAAGTGCTCTACGCGCCCGCACAGCCCGGGCTTGAGTTTGTTGAACTCTACAATCGCTCAGCCCATGCGCTGGATCTCCGCGAAATCCACTGGCACGATGCCCGGTCGGAGCCACAACCGCTGACCGAGCGTGTCTTTCTGATCGGTCCCGGCGCTTATGTCGTGCTGGCCGAAGACACGGCCGCCTTGCGAAGCGCCTTCGGCGAAGTGCCCGTACTCCTGCAGCCGAGCGCCTGGTCGCCGCTCAACAACGACGGGGATGCCGTCGTACTGAAGCGCAGCGACGGCCTGCGCCTCGACTCGCTCTGGTACGACGCGTCCATGGGACAGAGTGGCCGTTCGCTGGAGCGCCGGGATCCCGACCTCCCCACGTGGCTCCGTGCCAACTGGGCCGTTTGCGTCGATTCGCTGGGCGCCACACCCGGACGCCGCAACAGCCGCTACGAACCCGACCTGGCGCCGCCCGCCGTTCGCTTCGTGGCCGTGCGCGACAGCTTTACCGTGGTGGTCTTTTTCGATGAAGTACTCGACCCGTCATCTGTTCAGCCCGAGGCCTTCGAACTGGACGATGGCACACAACCCGCGGCGGCCACCTGGGTGTCCGACGCACAGCAGGTCCTGCTGCACTTCGAACGACCGCTGACCCAGCAACGGCTTGTCATTCACGACCTTCGCGACCTCAAAGGCAACCGGCTGGCTTTGGCGGTGCGCCCGCTGGCCTATCCGCCTGGGCCGGATGCCTTGCGTATCAACGAAATCCTCTACGCACCACTTGCTGACCCATACGACGGCCGTCCGGACCAGCCCGAATACATCGAACTGATCAACATCTCCGAACGCCACCTCAATCTTCTGGAGGGACTTTTCTGGACCGACGTGCCCGACGAACGCGGCCGGGCCGATACCGTGTGGCTACCCGCACGCTTTCAGGCGCTGGCGCCGGAAAGTCTGGCCGTCGTCTTTAACGTGCCGGCCGGGCAGGACCCGCTGGCTTTCATCGAAGCGGCCTTCCCGAACGTCACCCATCAGCCGGGTACCGTATGGATTCCTCTGTCCGGGGCCTCGCTGGGGCTGCGTAACGAGGGCGATCTGATTCACCTGCAGTATGGGCGGCATACGATCGACTCGGTCTACTACGACCCCTCCTGGCACCAGGCAGGCGTTCGCGACGCAACGGGTCTGTCCCTGGAACGGCTGCTCCCCGAGGGGCCTTCAAATGATCCGGCCAACTGGACCAGCAGTCCAGATCCTTCCGGCGGCACGCCGGGACGTCCGAACGCCGCCCGCCTGCAGACCACCCCGCCACTTCCGGAGCAGCCCGATCTGGAAGTCACCCCCTCCCCGTTTTCACCGGACGGCGACGGCATCGACGACGTGGCCGTCATTCGTTTCAAGTTGCCGACGGCCGGCGCCCTGGTACGCGCCCGAATCTTCGACAGTCAGGGACGGCCGGTGCGTACGCTGGGACCGGCCAACAGCGGCGCGCAGGGCCTGCTGTTCTGGGACGGCCGCGACGATACGGGTGGCGTGCTCCCCATCGGGATCTACATCGTATTGCTGGAGGCCATGGACGCCCGCGGCGGTCGTCTGCTGGCCCGCAGGGCACCGGTGGTGCTGGCACGCCCGCTGCGCTGA
- a CDS encoding HesB/IscA family protein codes for MSTTTLQAPIQLTPRAAQEIRKIMQTKQIPEGYALRVGVRGGGCSGMSYLLGFDRKREYDLEFEVEGITIYMDRRHGLYLMGTTIDYHDGLNARGFVFNNPNATQTCGCGSSFAV; via the coding sequence ATGAGCACCACGACCCTGCAGGCTCCGATCCAGTTGACGCCCCGGGCCGCTCAGGAAATCCGGAAGATCATGCAGACCAAGCAGATTCCGGAAGGCTATGCGCTGCGCGTGGGCGTCCGGGGCGGCGGATGTTCGGGCATGAGCTATCTGCTGGGCTTCGACCGCAAGCGCGAGTACGATCTGGAGTTCGAAGTCGAAGGCATTACCATTTACATGGACCGCCGTCACGGCCTATATTTGATGGGAACAACGATCGATTACCATGACGGGCTCAATGCCCGAGGGTTCGTTTTCAACAATCCCAATGCCACCCAGACCTGCGGCTGCGGCTCGAGTTTTGCGGTTTAA
- a CDS encoding glycoside hydrolase family 18 protein: MRIGWICLVVCLLWGCAREQPALDFRVVGYLYGPRMDSLPVLELSGLTHLNYAFANVRPDGRVVLETSDDSVRLRRLVGMRGMEGPRILLSVGGWTWSDYFSDAALTEASRQRFAESAGSLLVAFDLDGLDIDWEYPGQPGEGNVYREEDREHFTWLLASVRAVLDSLEQAHGRTYLLTIAAAAGPEYLKHVEIAQVQALVDFINLMTYDFHGSWTPHTGHHANLYPSSLDPEGISVDGAVRRYLAAGVPGEKLVVGVPFYGRGWRGVRPEHNGRYQPYEASLTEELSFATLQRDYIGRAGFVRYWDEEARAPYLWHAAERIFISYEDTQSLAEKVAYVRAHRLGGLMFWEYSGDAGGVLRCLAASINPLLQCREES; this comes from the coding sequence ATGCGTATCGGATGGATATGCCTGGTCGTGTGCTTGCTCTGGGGATGTGCCCGGGAGCAGCCGGCGCTGGATTTTCGTGTGGTGGGCTATCTGTACGGGCCGCGGATGGACAGCCTGCCGGTGCTGGAGCTGTCCGGCCTGACCCACCTGAACTATGCCTTTGCAAACGTGCGCCCTGACGGTCGGGTTGTGCTGGAGACGTCGGACGACAGCGTGCGGTTGCGCCGACTGGTGGGAATGCGGGGCATGGAAGGCCCTCGGATCTTGCTCTCGGTGGGAGGGTGGACCTGGTCGGATTATTTCTCGGATGCGGCGCTGACCGAGGCGTCCCGCCAGCGCTTTGCAGAGAGTGCGGGCTCTTTGCTGGTGGCCTTCGATCTGGACGGGCTGGATATCGACTGGGAGTATCCGGGACAGCCGGGCGAGGGTAACGTGTATCGAGAGGAGGATCGGGAGCATTTCACGTGGCTGCTGGCATCGGTGCGGGCGGTGCTGGATTCGCTGGAGCAGGCGCACGGTCGAACCTACCTGCTGACCATTGCGGCGGCGGCCGGACCGGAATACCTGAAGCATGTGGAAATCGCGCAGGTGCAGGCTCTGGTGGATTTTATCAACCTGATGACGTATGATTTCCATGGAAGCTGGACGCCGCACACGGGGCACCATGCGAACCTGTATCCGTCGTCGCTGGACCCGGAAGGGATTTCGGTAGATGGGGCTGTTCGGCGCTACCTGGCGGCTGGAGTGCCGGGGGAGAAGCTGGTGGTCGGCGTGCCGTTTTACGGCCGTGGATGGCGCGGGGTGCGGCCGGAGCATAACGGGCGGTATCAGCCCTACGAGGCGTCGCTTACGGAGGAGCTGTCGTTTGCCACATTGCAGCGTGACTACATCGGACGGGCCGGTTTTGTGCGCTACTGGGATGAAGAAGCGCGGGCGCCATATCTGTGGCATGCCGCGGAGCGGATCTTTATCTCCTACGAGGATACGCAGTCGCTGGCCGAGAAGGTGGCCTACGTGCGGGCGCATCGGCTGGGGGGTCTGATGTTCTGGGAATACAGCGGGGATGCGGGCGGGGTGCTGCGGTGCCTTGCAGCCTCGATAAATCCGTTATTGCAATGCAGAGAAGAGAGCTGA
- a CDS encoding M16 family metallopeptidase: protein MAVSEVAQKTGRRVEGFTFEEAVGGIEAYRLDANDLRVLLMPQNVVPVVTFMITYHVGSRNEPTGLTGATHMLEHLMFKGTERFNKARGTSVFQVLQRVGAQVNATTWLDRTNYYALLPREHLALAVEIEADRMRGALIRPEDVEAERTVILNEMDRGENDPLRNLYHAVWSVAFVAHPYRHPTIGWRSDVENMTAEALRHFYDTYYWPDNATVSIIGDFEPEAALALVREHFGRIPRAPHPIPPVWTREPVQRGERRVTVRQAGQLGLVMVAFKAPAGLEPDADALDVLATLLSHGRNSRLYRRLTDTGLTTMVVAANERHRDPGLFYVVARLAPGKTHAEVEAVLLEELDRVAREGVTEEEVARAREQLTALEAYGRDGPFAIAAQLNEAIALGDWKLYATYLDRIGRVTPDDVQRVAQTYLVETARTVGWYIPQNP, encoded by the coding sequence ATGGCTGTATCGGAAGTAGCTCAGAAGACCGGCCGCCGGGTGGAGGGCTTTACCTTTGAGGAAGCCGTCGGCGGCATTGAAGCCTATCGCCTGGACGCCAACGACCTCCGGGTGCTGCTGATGCCCCAGAACGTGGTGCCGGTGGTAACCTTCATGATCACCTACCACGTGGGAAGTCGGAACGAGCCGACGGGCCTGACCGGCGCCACGCATATGCTGGAGCATCTGATGTTTAAAGGCACCGAGCGCTTCAACAAGGCGCGGGGGACCTCGGTTTTTCAGGTGCTCCAGCGCGTGGGTGCCCAGGTGAACGCGACCACCTGGCTGGATCGCACGAACTACTATGCGTTGCTGCCCCGCGAGCATCTGGCGCTGGCCGTCGAGATCGAAGCGGATCGCATGCGCGGCGCCCTGATCCGTCCCGAAGACGTGGAGGCCGAGCGCACCGTGATCCTGAACGAGATGGATCGGGGCGAAAACGACCCGCTCCGCAACCTGTATCACGCGGTCTGGAGCGTGGCCTTCGTGGCGCATCCCTACCGCCACCCGACGATCGGCTGGCGCAGCGACGTGGAAAACATGACGGCCGAGGCGCTCCGCCATTTCTACGACACCTATTACTGGCCCGACAATGCCACGGTCTCGATCATCGGCGACTTCGAGCCCGAAGCGGCGCTGGCGCTGGTGCGCGAGCACTTCGGGCGCATTCCGCGGGCTCCGCATCCGATCCCGCCGGTGTGGACGCGCGAGCCCGTGCAGCGGGGCGAGCGCCGCGTGACGGTACGGCAGGCCGGCCAGCTCGGGCTGGTCATGGTGGCCTTCAAGGCACCGGCCGGGCTGGAGCCGGACGCCGACGCGCTCGATGTGCTGGCCACGCTGCTTTCTCATGGCCGAAATAGCCGCCTCTATCGGCGCCTGACGGACACGGGACTGACCACGATGGTGGTGGCAGCCAACGAGCGGCACCGCGACCCCGGTCTGTTCTACGTGGTCGCCCGCCTGGCACCGGGCAAGACGCACGCCGAGGTGGAAGCCGTGCTGCTGGAGGAGTTGGACCGCGTGGCCCGTGAGGGGGTGACCGAGGAGGAAGTCGCCCGCGCCCGCGAGCAACTCACCGCGCTGGAGGCCTACGGCCGGGACGGTCCCTTTGCGATCGCCGCGCAGCTCAACGAAGCGATTGCACTCGGCGACTGGAAACTCTACGCCACCTATCTGGATCGAATCGGCCGCGTCACGCCCGACGACGTGCAGCGCGTGGCGCAGACGTACCTGGTTGAGACGGCACGCACGGTAGGCTGGTACATCCCACAAAACCCCTGA
- a CDS encoding M16 family metallopeptidase has translation MTRTFAERVVEVEAGPCRLYVLPMPVEQVVTLRGSFRTWPDFAAGETLLQRLTVAMLDRGTRRRDRFELARLLEDRGAHLSFTSKGSRIEFAGRMLRRHMADVLPLLAEQLREPRFDPEEFEKARLHVQAQLQQQLEQTSARAHIALSQRLYPPAHPNYRRDPEAELERLATLTLEDVKAYHAAHFGANELILVLVGNVQPEAAEPLVREAFADWPPHAATPRLAAEATPQSPDRVQIHVPDRQNLDVLMGHAVPLRRQHPDYIPLYVGTYILGGNFSARLMATVRDEQGLTYGIHAALEGISTEHDGHFEIEVTLSQDRLEEGIAATLAQVRRFVEEGVTEEELAEKKDTLTGLFQTGLSTTAGLATALLINIERGFGPGYLDRYPEEIRAVTRPQVNEVVQRYLNPEALHTVVAGSVETVPSGS, from the coding sequence ATGACCCGGACGTTCGCCGAACGTGTGGTGGAAGTCGAGGCCGGCCCCTGCCGGCTCTATGTGCTGCCGATGCCCGTGGAGCAGGTGGTGACACTCCGCGGCTCATTCCGTACGTGGCCGGACTTCGCGGCGGGCGAGACGCTTCTGCAGCGGCTCACGGTGGCCATGCTGGACCGGGGCACGCGCCGCCGCGACCGCTTCGAGCTGGCGCGGCTGCTGGAAGATCGGGGCGCGCACCTGAGCTTCACCAGTAAGGGATCGCGCATTGAGTTTGCCGGACGCATGCTCCGGCGCCACATGGCGGACGTACTGCCGCTGCTGGCCGAACAGCTCCGCGAGCCGCGCTTCGATCCCGAGGAATTCGAAAAGGCCCGCCTGCACGTGCAGGCGCAGCTTCAGCAGCAACTGGAGCAGACGAGCGCGCGCGCCCATATTGCATTGAGCCAGCGGCTCTATCCGCCCGCGCATCCGAACTACCGGCGCGACCCGGAAGCCGAGCTGGAGCGCCTGGCCACACTGACGCTCGAAGACGTGAAGGCTTACCACGCCGCCCACTTCGGGGCGAACGAACTGATCCTGGTGCTGGTGGGCAACGTGCAGCCGGAAGCGGCCGAGCCGCTGGTGCGGGAAGCGTTTGCCGACTGGCCGCCGCATGCCGCGACGCCGCGCCTTGCGGCCGAAGCCACCCCACAGTCGCCGGATCGCGTGCAGATCCACGTGCCGGACCGACAGAATCTGGACGTGCTCATGGGCCACGCCGTGCCGCTTCGGCGCCAGCACCCCGACTACATCCCGCTTTACGTGGGCACCTACATCCTGGGTGGCAACTTCTCGGCCCGCCTGATGGCGACCGTGCGCGACGAACAGGGACTGACCTACGGCATCCACGCCGCGCTGGAGGGCATCTCGACGGAGCATGACGGCCACTTCGAGATCGAGGTGACGCTCAGCCAGGATCGACTGGAGGAAGGCATTGCCGCCACGCTGGCCCAGGTGCGGCGCTTCGTGGAGGAGGGCGTGACCGAGGAAGAACTGGCTGAAAAGAAGGACACGCTGACCGGACTGTTCCAGACGGGATTAAGCACGACGGCCGGACTGGCCACGGCACTGCTGATCAACATCGAGCGTGGCTTCGGGCCCGGCTATCTGGATCGCTATCCCGAAGAAATCCGCGCCGTCACGCGCCCGCAGGTCAACGAGGTCGTGCAGCGCTACCTGAATCCCGAGGCCCTGCATACCGTGGTGGCCGGCAGCGTGGAGACCGTGCCATCCGGGTCATAA
- a CDS encoding ATP-dependent Clp protease ATP-binding subunit yields the protein MEGNFSNRVRDVIAYSREEAIRLGHDYIGTEHLLLGIIREGEGIAVQILRNLGCDLLKLKKAIEDAVRSTSGPTTVVGNLPLTKQAEKVLKITYLEAKLYKSDVIGTEHLLLSLLRDEENIAAQILQQGFSITYDAVRAELDAILSGKASARGSSSSGSGSRFSSRYGREYTKMEKSKTPVLDNFGRDLTKLAEEGKLDPVIGREREIERVAQVLSRRKKNNPVLIGDPGVGKTAIVEGLAMRIVQRKVSRVLYDKRIVSLDLAALVAGTKYRGQFEERMKAVMNELEKNPDVILFIDELHTIVGAGGASGSLDASNMFKPALARGEIQCIGATTLDEYRQYIEKDGALDRRFQKIIVDPSTPEETIEILKKIKDRYEEHHNVRYTDEAIELCVKFSERYITDRFLPDKAIDVMDEAGARVHLKNIRVPKEIVELEEEIERVREEKNRVVKSQRFEEAARLRDREKKLLEELEEAKRAWEERVQHEVHEVTAQDIAEVVAMMTGIPVDKITEPEQKKLLRMEEALKSRVIGQDEAISKLARAIRRTRAGLKDPKRPIGSFIFLGPTGVGKTELAKALTEYLFDSEDALIRIDMSEYMEKFSVSRLIGAPPGYVGYEEGGQLTEKVRRKPYSVVLLDEIEKAHPDVFNILLQVLDDGILTDGLGRRVDFRNTIIIMTSNIGAREIKNLGKGIGFAQTEQPFNYQAMKSTVEDALKRVFNPEFLNRIDDVIVFQPLEKQHIYQIIDLMVSDLLKRAGDLGIQVEFTQAAKDFLVEKGYDPQYGARPLRRAIQKYVEDPLAEAILSNEVKEGDLVVINYDESVKPGELIFEARPAAEAASSEKPETAEEGTSE from the coding sequence ATGGAAGGAAACTTCTCCAACAGAGTTCGGGACGTTATTGCCTACAGCCGGGAAGAAGCAATCCGGCTGGGACACGACTATATCGGAACGGAACACCTGTTGCTTGGCATCATCCGGGAGGGCGAAGGCATCGCCGTACAGATCCTTCGCAATCTCGGATGTGACCTGCTGAAGCTGAAAAAGGCGATTGAAGACGCCGTCCGTAGCACCAGCGGCCCGACAACCGTCGTGGGGAACCTCCCCCTGACGAAGCAGGCCGAAAAGGTGCTGAAAATAACTTACCTGGAAGCTAAACTGTACAAAAGCGATGTAATCGGCACCGAACACCTGCTGCTGAGTCTGCTCCGCGACGAGGAAAACATTGCCGCTCAGATTCTGCAGCAGGGTTTCTCGATCACGTACGACGCCGTCCGGGCCGAGCTCGATGCCATCCTGAGTGGCAAGGCTTCGGCCCGCGGCAGTAGCAGTAGCGGAAGCGGCAGTCGATTTTCATCCAGATACGGCAGAGAGTACACGAAAATGGAAAAGAGCAAAACACCCGTGTTGGACAACTTCGGCCGCGACCTGACCAAGCTGGCCGAAGAGGGGAAGCTGGATCCCGTCATCGGACGGGAGCGGGAGATCGAGCGGGTTGCCCAGGTGCTCAGCCGCCGGAAGAAAAACAACCCGGTGCTCATCGGAGACCCGGGGGTCGGGAAGACCGCCATCGTCGAGGGCCTGGCCATGCGCATCGTGCAGCGCAAGGTCAGCCGCGTCCTCTACGACAAGCGGATCGTCTCGCTCGACCTGGCCGCGCTCGTAGCCGGCACAAAGTACCGCGGTCAGTTCGAGGAGCGTATGAAGGCGGTCATGAACGAGCTCGAGAAGAACCCGGACGTCATCCTCTTCATCGACGAGCTGCATACGATCGTCGGGGCGGGTGGTGCTTCGGGCTCGCTCGACGCCTCCAACATGTTCAAGCCGGCGCTGGCGCGCGGTGAGATCCAGTGCATCGGCGCTACGACGCTGGACGAGTACCGCCAGTACATCGAAAAAGACGGCGCGCTCGATCGCCGCTTCCAGAAGATCATCGTGGATCCCTCCACGCCGGAGGAGACCATCGAGATTCTGAAGAAGATCAAGGATCGTTACGAAGAGCACCACAACGTCCGCTACACGGACGAGGCGATTGAGCTGTGCGTCAAATTCTCGGAGCGCTACATCACCGACCGCTTCCTCCCCGACAAGGCCATCGACGTCATGGACGAGGCCGGGGCCCGGGTCCACCTGAAGAACATCCGGGTTCCGAAGGAGATCGTCGAGCTGGAGGAAGAGATCGAGCGCGTCCGAGAGGAAAAGAACCGGGTGGTCAAGAGCCAGCGCTTCGAGGAGGCGGCCCGGCTCCGCGACCGGGAAAAGAAGCTGCTCGAAGAGCTGGAAGAGGCCAAGCGGGCCTGGGAAGAGCGCGTGCAGCATGAGGTGCATGAGGTCACGGCCCAGGACATCGCCGAAGTCGTGGCCATGATGACCGGTATCCCGGTCGACAAGATCACCGAGCCCGAGCAGAAGAAACTCCTCCGCATGGAGGAGGCGCTCAAGAGCCGGGTGATCGGCCAGGACGAGGCGATCTCCAAGCTGGCCCGGGCCATCCGGCGTACGCGGGCCGGTCTCAAGGACCCGAAGCGGCCGATTGGCTCCTTCATCTTCCTCGGGCCGACCGGCGTCGGGAAGACCGAGCTGGCCAAAGCGCTGACGGAGTACCTGTTCGACTCCGAGGATGCGCTCATTCGCATCGACATGAGCGAGTACATGGAGAAGTTCTCCGTCAGCCGCCTGATCGGTGCCCCGCCAGGCTACGTGGGCTACGAGGAAGGTGGCCAGCTCACCGAGAAGGTGCGGCGCAAGCCCTACTCCGTCGTGCTGCTCGACGAGATCGAAAAGGCGCACCCGGATGTGTTCAATATCCTGCTGCAGGTGCTCGACGACGGCATCCTGACCGACGGACTGGGCCGCCGCGTCGACTTCCGCAACACGATCATCATCATGACCTCGAACATCGGGGCTCGGGAAATCAAGAACCTGGGCAAGGGCATCGGCTTCGCGCAGACCGAGCAGCCCTTCAACTACCAGGCGATGAAGTCCACCGTTGAAGATGCGCTCAAGCGCGTCTTCAACCCCGAGTTCCTGAACCGGATCGACGACGTGATCGTCTTCCAGCCGCTGGAGAAGCAGCATATTTACCAGATCATCGACCTGATGGTCTCCGACCTGCTCAAACGGGCGGGCGACCTGGGCATTCAGGTCGAGTTCACGCAGGCGGCGAAAGACTTCCTCGTCGAAAAGGGCTACGACCCGCAGTACGGCGCCCGGCCACTGCGGCGGGCCATCCAGAAGTATGTGGAGGATCCGCTGGCCGAGGCCATCCTGAGCAACGAGGTCAAAGAAGGCGATCTCGTCGTGATCAATTACGACGAGTCGGTCAAGCCGGGTGAGCTGATCTTCGAGGCACGCCCGGCCGCCGAGGCCGCTTCGTCCGAGAAGCCCGAAACGGCCGAGGAAGGCACCTCGGAATGA